The window CTTCCTGCTCCGTGAGCGGTTGAGCCGAAGGTCTCTTCCATTGCAACGTCTGTTCCGTGAAGCACGTAGGATGAAGTTCCCATTGTTCCCGGAATAAGCACCGGCTGGCCGACTTCACGGTATTTTAAAGGAACCTCTTCACGGCCCGGACCGAATGCCCTTGTTGCGCCTTTCCTGTGGACAATCACTTCCATTTCCCTTCCCTTGAAGTCGTGGGTTTCCTCTTTTGCGATGTTGTGGGCCACGTCATAGACTATCTGCATGTCCATGTCCTCTGCTGATTTGCCAAGAACCTCTTCAAAGGACTGGCGCACCCAATGAGTAATCATCTGCCTGTTTGCCCAGGCGTAATTGGCTGCGGCATACATTGCCTTGATATAGCTTTGAGCTTCCTTGGAATCGATTGGAGCGCAGGCCAATTGCCTGTCGGCGATTGAAATCTTATAGTTTTTGTAAGCCTTATCCATTAATCTCAGGTAATCTGAACAGACCTGGTGTCCGCATCCACGAGAGCCTGTATGAATCATGACGACAATCATGCCCTTTTCAAGGCCGTAGACTTCAGCAACTTTCTCGTTGTAGATTTCATCGACTATCTGGATTTCCAGAAAGTGATTGCCTGAGCCGAGTGAACCCAGCTGAGGAATTCCTCTTTTTTTGGCCTTGTCGCTGACTTCAGATGAGTCCGCTGCCTTGATTCTTCCGTTTTCCTCTAAAACTTCCAGGTCTTCGCTCCATCCATAGCCGTTTTCAACAGCCCATTCGGCACCGTAATCGAGAACATCATTAATGTCGTCCTTGGAGAGCTTTACCTTTCCTTTTGAGCCGACGCCGGACGGAACGTTTTTGAACAATGCTTCAACAAGCTCATCCAAATGGCCTTCAACGTCTTCCAAGCGTAAATTGGATTTGATCAGCCTGACGCCGCAGTTAATGTCAAAGCCGACACCACCTGGAGATACTACGCCGTTTCTCTTGTTGAATGCTGCTACGCCTCCGATTGGAAAACCGTATCCGAAATGGATATCAGGCAGTCCGATGGAGTATCTGAAAACCCCCGGCAGGCATGCGACATTCACAATCTGCTGAACGGCACCCTCTTCAAGCGCATCAAAGCTTTCATCATCGATATATAATCTTCCGGAAGCCCTCATCTTCTTGTCATAGCTTCCGGGAACTTCATAAACATTATCCCTAATTTTTTTAATATGCTCTTTGACAGTCATAAAAATCACGATTTAAATATGTTCTAATATTTAATATTAATTAATTAAATAATTTACCTATCTAATTGTTGATGTACTGTTCCGGTGCGAAAACAAAAACTTTACTGTCAAAAATATTGCTGTGTGAAAAATGAATTTGATTATTTTCCATAGCTAATCATCTTTCAGATATACACCCAGAGTACTATCAATGACTCTTTTTTTACCTTTCAGTGCAAAATTACTCTCAAAATAGATTATTTACTTCATTTGAGAAAGTATATTAAGTATTTTTCTATTTAAGAATTAACAATATGTTTATATAATATGTATAATCATACTTTAGTATACATAAGGAGGTTTTCTTATGAGCACCATTGGCCATTTTGTATATTTCATAAATTGTGTAAAAGATTCATTGTCATTTAGTGATGCTGAAGAATTTACTGCGAAAATTAGGAATGATTTTGATTTTAGATTAAAAGTTCAAAAATTCGTTTATATCTCAAAATATTTTGGTTGGAATCATTCTTACAAATATATTTTATATATCCGAGGCCCTTATTCAAGCGCATTGGCTGATGAATATTACAACGAAGATATCTTAAAATATTCTCCTTTAGAAATAGAGGGTTTTGATTCTAATTCATTTAATGACTTTGTGGGTGGAAAAACTATCCCCTATTTGGAATCCGCATCTACAATTTTATATTATATGGACATCGAAGAGAATTTCACTCGAAGTGATGCAATTCAGAAATTGCAAATGATTAAACCACATATTGATTCTGAAATTGTAAGAAATGCTTATGAGGACATAATCAGATTAAATTTCTTTAAAAATAAAAATCTCTATGAAATAGTTGTCATTG is drawn from Methanobrevibacter millerae and contains these coding sequences:
- a CDS encoding RtcB family protein: MTVKEHIKKIRDNVYEVPGSYDKKMRASGRLYIDDESFDALEEGAVQQIVNVACLPGVFRYSIGLPDIHFGYGFPIGGVAAFNKRNGVVSPGGVGFDINCGVRLIKSNLRLEDVEGHLDELVEALFKNVPSGVGSKGKVKLSKDDINDVLDYGAEWAVENGYGWSEDLEVLEENGRIKAADSSEVSDKAKKRGIPQLGSLGSGNHFLEIQIVDEIYNEKVAEVYGLEKGMIVVMIHTGSRGCGHQVCSDYLRLMDKAYKNYKISIADRQLACAPIDSKEAQSYIKAMYAAANYAWANRQMITHWVRQSFEEVLGKSAEDMDMQIVYDVAHNIAKEETHDFKGREMEVIVHRKGATRAFGPGREEVPLKYREVGQPVLIPGTMGTSSYVLHGTDVAMEETFGSTAHGAGRVLSRSKAKKDYNPDDIVNDMESNGIKIRATSKNVIAEEAPGAYKDVDSVVKVSDSTGIAKLVARVKPLAVTKG